The stretch of DNA CACTCGCCGAGGGTGTGATGGCCGATGTGCTTGAAAAGCGCAATGTGCAGGGTGTACCGATCGATTCGGCAGGCACCAATGGCTATCATACCGGCGAAGAGCCGGACGAGCGCTCGCTTATTGTCGCGGCAGATCACGGGCTTGATCTGTCCACGCAAAGCTGTCGGCAACTCAAAGCGGCTGATTTTACCCGCTTCGATCTGATCCTTGGCATGGATCGCTATAATATGCGCATGATCGCGGAGCGTCGGCCTCAGACTGTAACCAGTCGCATCGGCCTGTTCACTGAGATCGCGCAAGGCAAGGCGGTTGAAATCCCCGATCCCTATTATGGCGGCATCGAGGATTTTGAAAAAGTTTACCGGATGGTGCTTGCAGCTTCCAACGCATTGGCCGACCAGTTCTGGCCCGAACGGGAGATCAGAGGCCAGGCTTCCTCGACAATATAAGGACCGCCGCCGACGGAATCGCGTGATGACATAAGCACGAAACGCCCGACCTTGAAGGGCAGGGTAGCGAAATTTCCGCGCGAGGAGAGGTAATGGACCACCTCTTCGATGCGGGGATTGCGGAGCCGGGCCAGCGTCACATGGGGGATGAATTTGCGCGGGTCGGCGGGAATTCCGAGCCGCTGGCAGATGCGTTCGATTTCGGCCTGAAGCGCGTTGAGTTCGGGAGAAGGCGCCACGCCCGCATAGATACTGTGCGGTTTTTTGGAGCCGAACGCATCGACGCCGGAGAGGTTGAGCGTGAATTCGGGACGCCGCACGCGGTCGAGCGCATGGGCAATTTCGTCGGCCACATGGCCTTCCACATCTCCGATAAAGCGCAGGGTTATGTGATAGTTTTCGACATCGATCCAGCGTGCGCCGGGAAGTCCGCCGCGCAGAAGCGAGAGCGAAAGTGCGGCATCGCGCGGGATTTCGAGGGCAGTGAAAAGGCGCGGCATAGGGCATCCTCCTCGAAGCGTTCCATATCAGAGCGCTATGCGCCTAAAGACGCATAATGGACACTCCAATACAGAGGGTCATTGCATCCTGACGACCAGAATCAGTGCGATTCTGATCCATGCAGTGTCAGCGAATCATCGATTGAGTCTCGGGGCAAGCTGTTTGTTATCCGGCGCGACTTTAACCGCCGGATCTCCCCGATTTTTGATGGTTCGCAATCGTTTTTTCAATCAGCGGTAGAAAATTGTTCACAATCGTTTCGATCCCCTTTTCGTTCGGATGCATTCCGTCTTCGAGCAAAAGTGCCTTGTTGGCGGCAACGCCTTCAAGGAAGAACGGATAGAGGGCGACGCCGTGTTTCTCAGCCAATTTTGGATAGATCGGATTGAACTTTTCGGCGTAATCCTTGCCCATATTGGGCGGGGCCTGCATGCCAGCCAGAATGACGCCGATGTTGCGGCTTTTCAGCTTTGTCAGCATTTCATCAAGGTTTTGCTCGGTGATATCGGGTGAAATGCCGCGCAGCGCGTCATTGGCACCGAGTTCAAGAATGACGAGATCGGTGCCGTCAGGCACCGACCAATCGATGCGCGACAGGCCGCCGGTGGTGGTGTCGCCAGACACTCCCGCATTTTCGATGGAAACCGAAACCCCCTTGTCGTCGAGCGCTTTTTCAAGCTGCTGTGGAAAAGCGGCGTTGCCGGGAAGAAGATAGCCCGCCATAAGACTGTCGCCGAAACCGATGATTTTCGTCTGAGAAATCTGTTCGGTCGGCAGCGCCTCTTCAAGCCCGGTCGGCTCTTCCTGCGCATGAGCCGCGCTGAAGCCGAGAGCGAGAAAAGCTAGAATTGTCGCAAGAAACGACAGCTGCTTTGGAAATGAGAGTTTGAAACGCATCGTTGGCAACCCATATTCCTGACATTACGATTTGGTCTTCAGGCTTGTGCCGTAAAACCTTTTTTCAATTACTTGCGCAAAACAAGTTCGATTTTGTGACGCGCTCCAAGCTTATATAGGAATAAAAAAGCGTGACGGAACAGGCGTTGAACCCGATTATCGAACTTGAAAATGTGCATCTGACACTGGGACAGGCAGCGTCGCTCGTTCATGTGCTCAAGGGCGTGTCGCTCCATATCGCGCAAGGCCAGTCGGTTGGCATTGTCGGGCCGTCGGGTTCGGGCAAGTCCACACTCTTGATGGTTCTGGCGGGCTTGGAGCATATCGATAACGGAATTGTGAAGATCGCGGGCGAGACGATCAGTGCCATGAGCGAGGATCAGGCTGCCGGTTTTCGCGGCGCCAATATCGGTATCGTGTTCCAGTCCTTTCACCTCATCCCCAATATGACGGCGCTGGAAAATGTCGCTGTGCCACTTGAACTTGCCGGACGCAAGGATGCGTTTGCGGTGGCAGAGCGTGAATTGCACGTGGTCGGGCTTGGTGAGCGGCTCACGCATTATCCATCCGAATTGTCGGGCGGCGAGCAGCAGCGCGTGGCGATTGCGCGTGCTTTGGCACCGTCGCCGAAAATTCTCATCGCCGACGAGCCGACCGGCAATCTTGATACCACGACCGGACGCCAGATTGCCGATCTGCTGTTTACAAAACAGCGCGAAAATGGCCTGACGATGGTTCTGGTCACCCATGACCCCGCATTGGCTGCGCGTTGCGATGTGGAAATCCCGGTGCGTTCGGGCCGGATCGAAGAGCCGGCAATGGATGCTGCTTTGGAAAAAGCGGCGGTCCGCGCATGAATTCTAGGACATCGGTCTCGCTCGCCCTTCGTTTTGCGCTGCGCGAAATGCGCGGTGGCTTGTCGGGCTTCTACATCTTTCTGGCCTGTATCGCGCTTGGTGTGGCGGCGATTGGCGGCGTCAATTCGGTGGCGCGTTCGGTAAGCACCGGCATTGCGGCACAAGGCCAGAGCATTTTGGGCGGCGATGTGAGTTTTGCGCTCAATCAGCGTGAAGCCACAGCGGATGAACGCGGTTTTATTGAAAAGCAGGGCCGGATGGCTGAAAGCGCCACCATGCGCTCTATGGCGCGCCTGCCCGATGGATCCGACCAGTCGCTGGTGGAAGTCAAGGCTGTGGATGCGGCCTATCCGCTTTATGGCGAATTGAAGCTAGCGCCTGAACTGCCGCTTCAGGCGGTGATGGCCGATCAAAACGGCGTCTATGGCGCTGCTGTCAGTCAGGACTTTTTAAACCGCATGGGGCTTTCCATCGGCGCAAAAGTGCTGCTGGGGTCAGCTACGTTTAAAGTACGCGCACTGATCCAGAGCGAACCCGACCTTCTGTCATCGGGGTTTAATTTCGCGCCGCGCTTTCTGGTGTCTCTTGAGGGACTACGCGCTTCCGGGTTGATCCAGCCCGGAAGCCTCGTTGATCATATTTACAAGATCGCATTGCCCGATGGTGCACCTGACAGTGCCATTGCGCAATTGCGCCGTGAGGCAGCAAGCGATTTCCCCGATGCGGGCTGGAATATCCGCTCGCGGTCCAATGCAGCACCCGCGTTGAGCGCCAATATCGAGCGTTTTTCGCAATTCCTTACTCTTGTGGGGCTCACGGCGCTGATCGTCGGGGGTGTCGGGGTGGCAAATGCCGTGCGCGCTTATCTCGATGGAAAACGCGGGGTGATCGCCACCTTCAAATCGCTTGGTGCACCGGCACGCTTTGCGGTGCTGGTCTATCTGGTGCAGATCATGGTCATCGGCGTGATCGGCATTGCCATCGGGCTGTTGCTGGCGGCAACCATTCCTTATCTTGCGGGTGCTGTGCTCGCCAATTATCTGCCGGTCGCCGCAGGCGGCGGCTTCTTCCCTGATGCGCTGGCGCTTGCAGCCGTCTTCGGCCTCATCACCACGCTGGCCTTCGCGATCATTCCGCTGGGCCGTGCACGCGATATTCCTGCAACCGCATTGTTTCGCGAGCAGGGATTTGAGCAGCGTGGTTTACCGCCTCTGCTTTATCTCGCTCTTGCCGTACTGCTGATTGCAGCCCTTGCAGGGCTCGCGCTTTATGTCGCCTATGACCGTCGCGTGGCTGCGATTTTCATCATCGCATCGATTGCAGCCTTCGGTGTGCTGCGCATTGTCGCGGATGGGATCCGCTGGCTGGCGCGCCGCAGCCCTCGCGTGCGCTCGACGTCGCTCCGGCTGGCGCTTGGCAATATCCATCGCCCCGGTGCATTGACGCCTTCCGTTGTGCTCTCGCTGGGTCTTGGCTTGACGCTCATGGTGGCAATTGCGCTGATCGATGGCAATCTGCGCCGACAGGTGACGGAAAACATCCCCGAACAGGCGCCTGATTTCTTCTTTGTCGATATTCAGAACCGCGATATCGGTGATTTCAGAAAACTTATCACCGGTATTGTGCCGGACGGCAAGCTCACCTCCGGCCCTATGCTGCGCGGACGCATTACCGCGTTCAACGGCAACAATGTCCGCGACATGAATATTCCGCAGGAAGCGGCGTGGGTGTTGCGCGGCGACCGTGGTATTACCTTCTCCGATACGGTTCCCGATAATTCGACCTTGAGCGAAGGTGAATGGTGGCCCGCTGATTATAGTGGTGAACCGCTGGTCTCGTTTGCCGAGCGTGAAGCCCGCGATCTGGGCCTCAAGATCGGGGATGCCGTCACCGTCAATGTGCTTGGTCGCAGCATTACTGCGAAGATCGCAAGTTTTCGACAGGTGCAATGGGAAACGCTGGCGATGAATTTCGTCATGGTGTTTTCGCCCAATACTTTTGCCGGTGCGCCAACAACATGGCTTGCAACGCTGACCATGCCCGATGATGAGAAAAACCTTGCGCCCAATATACTACGTGAAGTGACAAAGACATGGCCTGCGGTAACGACCGTCAGCGTGACCGATGCGCTTGATGTGGCTAATAATCTGATCGGGCAACTGGCAACGGCCATCCGTGCCGCCGCTTCCATCGCGCTTGCCGCCTCGGTTCTGGTGCTGGGCGGTGCGCTTGCCGCTGGCAACCGCGCCCGGGTGCATGATGCCGTGGTACTCAAAACGCTAGGCGCCACCCGCTCAACGCTGATTTCCGCTTATGTGCTGGAATATATGCTGCTTGGTGTGGTGACAGCCCTTTTTGCGCTGGTGGCAGGCAGTATTGCGGGCTGGTATGTGATTGTTGAAGTCATGAAGCTCAAAGCACAGTTTCTGCCTGATGTCGCCGTCATGACGCTTGGTGTTGCGCTCGTGCTGACCATTGGTTTCGGCCTTGCCGGAACATGGCGGGTGCTGGGGCAGAAACCGGCAACTGTGCTGCGCACATTGTGAAAGATTTGTAATGATCAGCATGGCCCAATGCTAAGTCCTTGGATCGCATGGCATTTGCGCCGGATTTTTCTGCCGTCCATGGTGGTATTTTTTACAACTGGCCCTTGTGCGAAAGCGCCAAAATCCCCATAATGTCACGCAGGCATGCTGGGGTCCCGCCAGCGGCGCCTGGAGGCAATCCGGATTTCGGGCTTTTTGGGCTTGATTTGGGTATGCACCGACACCGGACGGGACAAGGCAAGAGGATTTTAAGTCATGGCTGACTTTCGTAACATTCAGGCGCAGCAGAGGCCGGTAGGCGGCGCTCGCGCTGACGCAACCATCGATCAAGGACTGCGCAGCTATATGCTGGGCGTCTATAATATGATGGCAATCGGTCTGGTCGTCACAGGCCTTGCTGCATTCGCTTTCGCATCGCTTGCGACCACGACCGATCAGGCACTCGCTGTTGCGCAGCTTGGCAACGGCAAACTGCTGACGGCATTTGGTGCTGCTATCTACACTTCGCCGCTACGCTGGGTGATCATGCTCGCGCCGCTGGCAGCTGTATTCTTCCTCAGCTTCCGCATTCAGAACCTTTCGGTTGCAACCGCGAATATGGTGTTTTGGGCCTATGCGGGTCTGGTCGGACTGTCGCTGTCGTCGGTCTTCCTCATCTACACCTCGTCGAGCATCGTGCAGACCTTCTTTGTGACCGCTGCCTCGTTCGGCGCATTGTCGCTCTATGGCTACACGACGAAGCGTGACCTCTCCGGGATGGGTTCTTTCCTGATGATGGGCCTGTTCGGTCTGATCATCGCCTCGGTCGTCAATATCTTCCTTGCTTCCTCCGCATTGCAGTTTGCAGTTTCGGCAATCGGTGTGCTGATCTTCGCAGGCCTTACCGCCTACGATACGCAGTCGATCAAGGAAATGTATTACGAAGGCGATTCGTCGGATGCTTATGGCCGCAAGGTCGTGATGGGCGCACTGCGTCTCTACCTCGACTTCATCAACATGTTCATGTTCCTGCTGCAGTTCCTGGGCAACCGCGAATAGCGCTCGGCAACGGCATCAAACAAAGGGCAGCGGAAACGCTGCCCTTTTTGCTTTTACAAAATGCTGTTTCGGGCGCATGGTGCTTCGCATCAATCCCTCCGGAATTTATTCAATGCCGCTTATTCGTGACTTTCAATTGGCCGACCTCGAGGCCATTACCGCCATTTATGCTCATGCTGTTCTGAACGAGGGCGGCTCGTACGAATTAGAAGCGCCATCAGATGCGGAGATGGGGCACCGTTTTGCGGCCCTGCGAGAGCAGGGGTTTCCAATTCTCGTGGCCGAAGAAGATGGTCAGGTGTTGGGTTATGCCTATGCGGGCTATTTCCGTCTTCGGCCTGCCTTTCGCTGGCTTGCAGAAGATTCGATCTATATCTCGCCCTCCGCAAAGGGCCAGGGCATTGGCAAGCTCTTGCTGCGAGCACTGATCGCCCGCATGACGGCGCTTGGCTTTAGGCAATTGCTGGCGGTTATCGGCGACGGTGAGCGTAATATCGGCTCCGTAAAGCTCCATGAAAGCCTTGGCTTCTCCCATAGCGGCCAGATCGAAGGCTCCGGCTTCAAGCATGGGCGCTGGCTTGATACAGTCCTCATGCAATTGTCGCTCAATGGTGGACGCTCATCCCTGCCGGATGCCCCGCCGCTCAACTCCTGATGTGATCAGTTGTCAATCAGCTTCAGGCTCTTATCAAACACGCGCAACACGCGCTCCAGCTCATGGCCGCGCTTCATGATCAGACCGCTTGCGGCGATCACCGAATAGGCCCCCTGTTTCTGTGCAAGTTTGGGGTTCTTTTCGATGCGAAACAGCGGCACCTCGCTTGTGCGTCGAAAGACCGAAAATACGGCCCGGTCACTTAAAAGGTCGATAGCATAATCGCGCCAGACACCCGAGGCGACCATGCGGCCATAGATGTTGAGGATTTTTCCCAGTTCATGGCGATCGAAGCTGACGGTGGGTGCTGGGGGTGGTGCGGCGGGGGCTTTCGCTGCATTCAATGTGATGACGTTTGGTGAAACAGAACGGTGCGAAGGCTGTGACGGTTCTTCTTTAGCGGCGTTGGAACTGCTCATGTGCTTCCTTTCGCTTCACTGTCCGATCACTTCATTGGATAAACCTGCACTCGCGGTAAAACCGGAGCGTCTTATTCCAATGTTCGGCCTATGACATTAGGATGATGCTTCTGTGAAGGAAATTCAAGAACCAAGCCGAATATCGTAGAAGGCAGAGTCAGATCGGGCGCGAAGATGTGCCTGAAAACAATATCTTAAAGGTCATTTGCAAAAATAACATCTTCAGCGCTTCATATCTGTAAACCAATTTAGAATTAACGGTATAAATTATTCTAATTTCTATCAAAATAAGAAATGAATTTGCATTTATCCGGTTTATATTCGCTCTAAATGCAGCCATAGATTTAATTTCGAGCAATTATTTGCGTATTAGCTGGTAACGAAATAAGAATGGCTGTTTGCAATGGTGATTGGAGGACACATTTTCGCCTCGCCTGGTTCGCATTGCAGCCCGATTATAACGTCAGCATCGCCGTGTTGCCTGAGACGGTTCGGTTCGGGTATGTCCGACCCCAAGCCCCCCGCCCAAAGGACTGCCTGAACCGAACCAACTCCTGACCGAACCGCAGCACGATTAATTCCCTGAGAATATTCTGGCAGCCTTGATGACGTGACCTATAATCCGAGTCGCGCCTTTTCCGTAAACACTGCCGCACCATGGATTGGGCCGAGCGAGTTATCGGGCCGCGTTTCCTGCAGGATGACCGCGCAGCCTGAAGCGTTCTTGCGCTTGAGTTCTGAGGCAGGCAATTCCACCTTCAGGGCTGTTCCGTCCCACATGCCGATTGTATTGATCTCGCTGACCGTGTTGCGATAGGTGAGCGCCTGTCCGGCATTTTCGCCGCCGCGGATCGGTATGGTGACGGAATCGCGGAAATAGAACACGACCACATGCACGGGGCTTTCGGGTTTTTCGCCTGCGCCGATTTCAATCGATAGTCGCCCATCGTCAAGCTGTCTGATGGCGGTCTTAACGTCAAGTTTGCTGCTATCGAGCGCCGTTTTGACAGAGGCTGCTTCACGTCCGTTGACTTCGGTTCGGCCATTGATCACAGCCTGCGGTGTGTAGATCATGCCCGCGCTAAAAGAATTGCGATAGGCTTTCTGCCGGTCGGTATTGTCCTGCGTGGCCAGCGTGTCACGCCAGCCCATATAGTCCCAGTAATTGACGTGAAACGATAGTGCCACAACACTTGGATCATCGGCATAGTCGGCAAAATTATCGTCTGCCTGCGGACAGGATTTACAGCCCTGACTTGTATAGAGTTCGAGCACTGCGGTTTTGCGAGCCTGATCCTGGGCTTTTGCTGCCGAAAGCGTGCAGATACAGCCGGTGAATGTCAGCCCTAATACAGCGCAAACGTTTCGCCAATCCGGCAGATACTCTGTCGTAAGCCGCACGGCTGTCCCGTGAAAAGGGAGCTGAACTGTCACTTGTCCTCATCCTGCAATAATTGGTGCTGTCATCTATTATGTAGGAAGTGTGTTGATCAATGGGAAGTCACGTTGCGGTGAGTTATTATTCAATAAAAAAACCGCCGGACTTCTCCGGCGGCTTCCAATTTTTGACCGTCGTGACTTAAGCGGCGAGGTCGCGCAGAACGGTTTGCAGAATGCCACCGTTCTTCATGTAATCAAGCTCGTCGAGTGTATCGATGCGGCAGATAAGCGGCACCTGTTTGACGGTGCCATCCGCATAGGTTATCGAAGCTTTGATCTTCTGGCGCGGGCGCACATCGGCAAGGCCTTCAATGGTGACCACTTCGTCGCCCTTCAGCCCCAGTGTTTGCCAGCTGGTGCCTTCTTCGAACACGAAAGGCACAATGCCCATGCCCACGAGGTTGGAGCGGTGGATACGCTCGAACGACTGCGCGATCACCGCTTTGACGCCAAGCAGGTTGGTGCCCTTGGCCGCCCAGTCACGCGAAGAACCGTTGCCGTATTCGACGCCTGCAAAGACCACCAGCGGCACGCCTTCGGCCTTGTATTCCATGGCCGCATCGTAGATCGACATCTCTTCTTTCGACGGGTAGTGGATGGTGTAGCCGCCTTCGCGCCCGTTTTCGCCCAGCATGTGGTTGCGGATGCGGATGTTTGCAAAGGTGCCGCGCATCATCACTTCATGATTGCCACGCCGTGTGCCGTACTGGTTGAAGTCGGCAACGCCGACGCCGTGATCGAGCAGGTATTTGCCTGCTGGCGATTGCGCCTTGATGGAACCTGCGGGCGAGATATGGTCGGTGGTGATCTTGTCGCCGAAGAGGCCGAGCACACGCGCCCCCTTGACGTCGGCAATGGTTCCAGCCGACTTGCCCATGCCGACAAAGTATGGCGGGTTCTGCACATAGGTCGAATTGTCGTCCCATGTATAGGTCTGCCCTGCCGGAACCTGAACGGCCTGCCAGTTGGCATCGCCCTTGAACACGTCGGCATATTTTTCAGAGAAGATTTTCCGCGTGACGTTCTTGGTGATGAACTCCTGGATTTCCTGAGAGGAAGGCCAGATATCGCGCAAGAATACAGGATTGCCGTTCTGGTCTTCGCCAAGCGGTTCCTTGGTCAGGTCCTTGGTGACGGTGCCCGCCAGCGCATGGGCGACGACCAGCGGCGGCGAGGCCAGATAGTTGGCCTGAACGTCAGGCGACACACGACCTTCAAAGTTGCGGTTACCGGAAAGAACCGCAGCCGCAATCAGGCCCTTGTCATTGATGGTCTTTGAAATGGGCGCTGGCAGCGGACCGGAATTGCCGATGCAGGTCGTGCAGCCGAAGCCGACAAGGTTGAAGCCCAACGCATCGAGATCCTTTTGCAACCCAGCCGATTCGAGATAGGCCGCAACCACCTGTGAGCCGGGTGCAAGCGAGGTTTTCACCCAAGGCTTGGTCTTGAGCCCCTTGGCCACCGCATTGCGGGCCAGAAGTCCGGCTGCAATCAGCACGCTCGGATTGGACGTGTTGGTGCAGGATGTGATGGCGGCGATCGCCACATCGCCATGGCCCAAGTCGAAATCTTCGCCTTCAACCGGATAGCGCGTGGTCTGACCGGTGGTCTTCTTGTACTCGGTCTCAAGCGAGGTTGCGAAGCCTGAGCCGATATTTTCTAGCGGAATGCGGCCTTCGGGGCGCTTGGGGCCTGCCATGGACGGCACGACTTCGCTCATATCGAGTTCGAGAATATCGGTGAAGACAGGGTCTTCCGATC from Brucella sp. BE17 encodes:
- a CDS encoding low molecular weight protein-tyrosine-phosphatase, encoding MTIKPPTSILFVCAGNICRSPLAEGVMADVLEKRNVQGVPIDSAGTNGYHTGEEPDERSLIVAADHGLDLSTQSCRQLKAADFTRFDLILGMDRYNMRMIAERRPQTVTSRIGLFTEIAQGKAVEIPDPYYGGIEDFEKVYRMVLAASNALADQFWPEREIRGQASSTI
- a CDS encoding ABC transporter permease — translated: MNSRTSVSLALRFALREMRGGLSGFYIFLACIALGVAAIGGVNSVARSVSTGIAAQGQSILGGDVSFALNQREATADERGFIEKQGRMAESATMRSMARLPDGSDQSLVEVKAVDAAYPLYGELKLAPELPLQAVMADQNGVYGAAVSQDFLNRMGLSIGAKVLLGSATFKVRALIQSEPDLLSSGFNFAPRFLVSLEGLRASGLIQPGSLVDHIYKIALPDGAPDSAIAQLRREAASDFPDAGWNIRSRSNAAPALSANIERFSQFLTLVGLTALIVGGVGVANAVRAYLDGKRGVIATFKSLGAPARFAVLVYLVQIMVIGVIGIAIGLLLAATIPYLAGAVLANYLPVAAGGGFFPDALALAAVFGLITTLAFAIIPLGRARDIPATALFREQGFEQRGLPPLLYLALAVLLIAALAGLALYVAYDRRVAAIFIIASIAAFGVLRIVADGIRWLARRSPRVRSTSLRLALGNIHRPGALTPSVVLSLGLGLTLMVAIALIDGNLRRQVTENIPEQAPDFFFVDIQNRDIGDFRKLITGIVPDGKLTSGPMLRGRITAFNGNNVRDMNIPQEAAWVLRGDRGITFSDTVPDNSTLSEGEWWPADYSGEPLVSFAEREARDLGLKIGDAVTVNVLGRSITAKIASFRQVQWETLAMNFVMVFSPNTFAGAPTTWLATLTMPDDEKNLAPNILREVTKTWPAVTTVSVTDALDVANNLIGQLATAIRAAASIALAASVLVLGGALAAGNRARVHDAVVLKTLGATRSTLISAYVLEYMLLGVVTALFALVAGSIAGWYVIVEVMKLKAQFLPDVAVMTLGVALVLTIGFGLAGTWRVLGQKPATVLRTL
- a CDS encoding ABC transporter ATP-binding protein → MTEQALNPIIELENVHLTLGQAASLVHVLKGVSLHIAQGQSVGIVGPSGSGKSTLLMVLAGLEHIDNGIVKIAGETISAMSEDQAAGFRGANIGIVFQSFHLIPNMTALENVAVPLELAGRKDAFAVAERELHVVGLGERLTHYPSELSGGEQQRVAIARALAPSPKILIADEPTGNLDTTTGRQIADLLFTKQRENGLTMVLVTHDPALAARCDVEIPVRSGRIEEPAMDAALEKAAVRA
- a CDS encoding N-acetyltransferase family protein; translated protein: MPLIRDFQLADLEAITAIYAHAVLNEGGSYELEAPSDAEMGHRFAALREQGFPILVAEEDGQVLGYAYAGYFRLRPAFRWLAEDSIYISPSAKGQGIGKLLLRALIARMTALGFRQLLAVIGDGERNIGSVKLHESLGFSHSGQIEGSGFKHGRWLDTVLMQLSLNGGRSSLPDAPPLNS
- the acnA gene encoding aconitate hydratase AcnA, translating into MSHIDSFKCRKTLTVNGKDYVYYSLTEAEKNGLEGISKLPFSMKVLLENLLRFEDDRSVKKADIEAVAKWLADRGKAGAEIAYRPARVLMQDFTGVPAVVDLAAMRDGLKSLGGDPEKINPLVPVDLVIDHSVIVDDFGNPMAFQHNVDLEYERNGERYRFLKWGQQAFKNFRVVPPGTGICHQVNLEYLAQAVWTKEEDGETTAYPDTCVGTDSHTTMVNGLGVLGWGVGGIEAEAAMLGQPVSMLLPEVVGFRLTGKVKEGVTATDLVLTVTQMLRKKGVVGKFVEFFGEGLENMTLADRATIANMGPEYGATCGFFPIDRETLNYMNTTGRDEDRIALVEAYSRAQGMWREKGSEDPVFTDILELDMSEVVPSMAGPKRPEGRIPLENIGSGFATSLETEYKKTTGQTTRYPVEGEDFDLGHGDVAIAAITSCTNTSNPSVLIAAGLLARNAVAKGLKTKPWVKTSLAPGSQVVAAYLESAGLQKDLDALGFNLVGFGCTTCIGNSGPLPAPISKTINDKGLIAAAVLSGNRNFEGRVSPDVQANYLASPPLVVAHALAGTVTKDLTKEPLGEDQNGNPVFLRDIWPSSQEIQEFITKNVTRKIFSEKYADVFKGDANWQAVQVPAGQTYTWDDNSTYVQNPPYFVGMGKSAGTIADVKGARVLGLFGDKITTDHISPAGSIKAQSPAGKYLLDHGVGVADFNQYGTRRGNHEVMMRGTFANIRIRNHMLGENGREGGYTIHYPSKEEMSIYDAAMEYKAEGVPLVVFAGVEYGNGSSRDWAAKGTNLLGVKAVIAQSFERIHRSNLVGMGIVPFVFEEGTSWQTLGLKGDEVVTIEGLADVRPRQKIKASITYADGTVKQVPLICRIDTLDELDYMKNGGILQTVLRDLAA
- a CDS encoding thioredoxin family protein; translated protein: MPDWRNVCAVLGLTFTGCICTLSAAKAQDQARKTAVLELYTSQGCKSCPQADDNFADYADDPSVVALSFHVNYWDYMGWRDTLATQDNTDRQKAYRNSFSAGMIYTPQAVINGRTEVNGREAASVKTALDSSKLDVKTAIRQLDDGRLSIEIGAGEKPESPVHVVVFYFRDSVTIPIRGGENAGQALTYRNTVSEINTIGMWDGTALKVELPASELKRKNASGCAVILQETRPDNSLGPIHGAAVFTEKARLGL
- the thpR gene encoding RNA 2',3'-cyclic phosphodiesterase, with the protein product MPRLFTALEIPRDAALSLSLLRGGLPGARWIDVENYHITLRFIGDVEGHVADEIAHALDRVRRPEFTLNLSGVDAFGSKKPHSIYAGVAPSPELNALQAEIERICQRLGIPADPRKFIPHVTLARLRNPRIEEVVHYLSSRGNFATLPFKVGRFVLMSSRDSVGGGPYIVEEAWPLISRSGQNWSANALEAASTIR
- a CDS encoding Bax inhibitor-1/YccA family protein; protein product: MADFRNIQAQQRPVGGARADATIDQGLRSYMLGVYNMMAIGLVVTGLAAFAFASLATTTDQALAVAQLGNGKLLTAFGAAIYTSPLRWVIMLAPLAAVFFLSFRIQNLSVATANMVFWAYAGLVGLSLSSVFLIYTSSSIVQTFFVTAASFGALSLYGYTTKRDLSGMGSFLMMGLFGLIIASVVNIFLASSALQFAVSAIGVLIFAGLTAYDTQSIKEMYYEGDSSDAYGRKVVMGALRLYLDFINMFMFLLQFLGNRE
- a CDS encoding arylesterase, with the translated sequence MRFKLSFPKQLSFLATILAFLALGFSAAHAQEEPTGLEEALPTEQISQTKIIGFGDSLMAGYLLPGNAAFPQQLEKALDDKGVSVSIENAGVSGDTTTGGLSRIDWSVPDGTDLVILELGANDALRGISPDITEQNLDEMLTKLKSRNIGVILAGMQAPPNMGKDYAEKFNPIYPKLAEKHGVALYPFFLEGVAANKALLLEDGMHPNEKGIETIVNNFLPLIEKTIANHQKSGRSGG
- a CDS encoding DUF2794 domain-containing protein; translated protein: MSSSNAAKEEPSQPSHRSVSPNVITLNAAKAPAAPPPAPTVSFDRHELGKILNIYGRMVASGVWRDYAIDLLSDRAVFSVFRRTSEVPLFRIEKNPKLAQKQGAYSVIAASGLIMKRGHELERVLRVFDKSLKLIDN